GGGCCCCCGCGGCGGAGGGTGGGCGTCAGAAGCCCAGCGCGTACCAGACTCCTCGTCCTTCTTGTCGAATTTTTTAATCATCTTGGACGACTTCCCAGCGCCCAGACCCACCGCAACCGTCCCAGGCGCCGCAGCCGGCGAGCGGAAGAGGCTGCAGGAAGGCCGGCCCCGTGCTCTGGAGCCGGTTGGGTCGCCGTCCCGTCACTCGGGGAGAAGGCCCGCCCTTCCCCGGCTGTCGCGGCCGCTCTTGTCCCCTGGGGACGCGGCCacgccctctcctcctcccccagccggGCGGAGGCGGGGCCAGGCGCTGGGCCCCCGGGGCTGCGTCCTGGCCCCTACCGCCACGGGTCTGAGCTGGGGCTGGCCCCGGCCCACCCAGCCAGCCACAGGGCAACCCAAGCCCGGAGCGGGCAGAATGCGATTTTATTTGGTTGGCACCTCGTGGATGGCGACTTCCGCAGGCCCCTTAGTCTCTGGAGACCGAAGCGAGAGGCCTGGAGGATTTGTTTTCACTTGATGACAGTGGCGTTTTTTATAATCCACTGCTGGGCCCTTCCATTGCGGAAGGCGTTCTCTCCTGGCACAGTTGTGGTGGGTTTCTCTTCCGGGAGCGATGAAAGGGTTAGTGGTTCCCAAATCATCTTGGAAGTCGGCATGTCACTCCCTGACTTGGCGACTGCTGTTAACAAAGCACAGGGCACCTTAGTGAATGTGCACATCCAGAGGATCTGGAAGGACACCCAATGTGAGGCAAGAAAGAGACCCACTTGGAGGGACCAGAAAGCTGGTCTTTACTCTTAGCGAGAGGGTAAAGTTCGGATCACGGACTACCATGCCCAACCTTCTTTATTTATAGTTCTGGGTTCCTTCCCTTCATCAAAACCCAGTTTAAAACACTGCCAGTTTAGTCTTCCCTGTTTCATCCCGCCCCTTTCAAATGATTCCTTCTGCAACCATGTGGACACCCAGGTAACTCTTACTAAGGTGCATTCACTTGTATTCATACTCTTCTTAGTCTTTTCCTAAAGTGGAGGTGGTTTTCAGTTCTCCTGAGAGTGTAACTAAGAAAATGTTACTGCCTTTGGTTTCAGTGTCATCACTTTATCCAGATTCTCTTTTAACGTCTGCCTGTTCTTGGAAACTTCCATGGCGGGCTCCTCTTGCTTCCATCCCTCCCCACTTTTTGGATGCGTTATGCCTTGTAAATATCCCTTGACTCGGCTTCCTTATTCCTACTGCGATCGCCTTAATTCGGGCCCTGTCCTCTAACTCCTGGACAGCCTCCTAATCAGGCCCCATCCAAACCTTCTCTGTGTAATCTTTATTCGGATGCCTGGTAAACAAGGAAAGTGATTGGCTACTGGCAGAAGGAGGGCTGGCGGGCGGTGTCCTTTGCTTGAAGTGGAGACATTGTTTCAACTCCACAGACCCTTTCTTTAGGGAAAGCACCACAATGGGCTCTTCAGATACTGTTATGTAAAGTAAGTATGTACTCACTTTTCTTGAGGGAAACTGTAAAGTCGCCAGAAATCTAATAATTGTTGCAGACTGAGATATTAAGTGTTCTGTTCAGAAATGTAAATTGGGTAGATCATTAACAGGTTCTTGCCTGTTAATGATCTAcccaatttacattttaatttttaattgttataaatTTGACTAAGtgtatgtcagaaaaaaaaaatgtaactagtATATCAAGCCCATGATGTCAGTGATGTAGTATTAggacaggaacacacacacaaaaacaaacaggggcgcctgggtggttcagttacttgagcatccgactcttaatttcggctcgggtggtaatctcatggttcgtgggttcgagccccgtctcAGTCTCCGTGCTaatagcactgagcctgcttgggattctcgctctctccctctttctgcccttcccccccccccatcctcccaaCCTCgttccctctctaaataaataaataaataaataaataaataaataaaagaaaaaacaaaaaaccctttaaagaaaaacattatatgAATAAGGGCAAATAACACATCAATATGGACAAAACTATTAGAGTGGTAGGTGATGTCGTCTGGGAAACACCACACTAGAGCTTTCTTGAAAGTTGAGGGTTTATATGGGATCCAAAGCCTAATGCCACCTGGGCCTCTTAACAGTTGTTAGCTTCCATGCTATGAGAAAAAATAGTCTCCAGAACCTCCATGAGACTTGTTGATTTGCCCTTTTCTCTTGTCCCCCAAAATTTGTGCCTCCTGCCCACATCTCAGATCTGTAAGCCATTGCTTTGAAAGAAAGAAGCTTACCAGCTTTCTTCATATCTCTTTCACAGACTGAAGCAAAGTTGAGCTGAgggtacatttttttctgtttctgcaaagCACAGACCTTCATATACTGCCCGTCACTTTTGAAATCATTGGAGGTGGAAAACCTTCACAAAGAAAGCTCATTTAGTAGATCCTAGGGCAGGGGGTTAATGGAACCAGTCACTACTTTATCAGATTCTgggggagaagaaaggacagTGACTAGATGGTGTTCATTGGTGGGAGTATTGCTCCGTGGAAGGGAAGTTTCTAGAACCTAGCATTGTAAACCTGTGCAGGAACTCCAGAATCTCTTAGCTCTTCCCCAAATTAGATGTGGGCTGCTCCTATAACTCATTTCAAATGAAATCTCACAGCACCTTGTTCCTAAACTGCAGCCCTTTATATGCCCTAAgagaaaattttgttctttttctcacaGAGATCTTTGAGTACTTCTTGTCACTCTCGAAAATCATTCTTAGTGAAAAACCTTAGTTTTGCATTATTAACTCTCATTAGGGTCTAAATGAGGTTGGGGGTCATGTAGGGAAGCTGTCTCATCATTATGCAgttatatatatttcctataatCAAAAGTTTTTGTTAAGTTGTGATGAAAAGAGCAGCATGaataaggaaaagagaggaggaaggaaaatattcACCTAAACCACTGTTCTTGCTTGGATGTAGGATCAGCCAACAGGGTCACAGGAAaggttggtttcagctcagatcttaacttttttttctgagacatcAGGGGTAGGCAGAAGTTCTCAGGGGGGTTGTGCTGGTAACCTTCCTGCAGCAGAGGGAAGAAGGGTCAGTGAAGGAGGAAGCTGAACCCTTGGGACTGAACTAAGTTCCTGGACTAAGCTTCAATTCCTCTAAAAGGATGCGACAAACCCtgccagagaggggaagtggggaCTGAAACCAAAAGAAGAGGAAGCCGTTCCCTGAGTGGGCTAAAACACTAGACCCCCTTATCCATGGaagatacattccaagacccccagtggatgccgaAAACCATGAAGGGTACCAAGCCCTAGAcatatactatttttctttcctatacatacatatgataaCGTTTAATGTATAAATGAGGCACAGTGAGGGATTAATAGCAATaaccaataaaatagaataattataatgtAACAAAGGTCATGTgaacgtggtctctctctctaaaaatagcGTACTGTACTGACCCTTCTTCCTGTGGTGATGTGAGAAggtaaaatgcctacatgatgaaatGAGGGAATGGCGTATGCACTGTGACTTAGCATTAGTCCCTCTTGATTAGATTATACCCAATTTGATTGTGGGTAACTGAAACCCTGCAAAGGTAAACCACAGATGAGggctgggggtgcggggggtgggaaCGGGTGTACCTATTTGCTTTGTTGTCAAAAAACTTGTCCAAAGCTTGGTCAGTTTCCTAAGTAATTGACTGGACTTGCCCAGTGGCCCTTTGAAGTGAACAGCAGAGGAATTTACCCAGTTTTGAGAAGGATTCAATTAGTGAATCGCTTAGGAAGCCAAGCATTTGGTACTAAATTGGGAGATAGATCCATGGGACCCTACCTTCCTTTCTCAAAGATGACTGCCTCATTCACATTCCCTTCTCTGTCTGCAGTGAAAAGGTCACAGAATGGGATGTTTTGTGAGGTAATAATTTCATCATTACTAAAGGTCATACAATCAAAGACTTTCAGAAAAGCTCTTAAAGGTCATCCAGTCTAACCATTCATCTGACCCCCTAATCCCCTCCACAATATTAATACTAAGTAAGTGGTCAATCTTCCTACACCTAAAAGCCCAACCTGTTTCACCTTTGCTCAGCTGTTAGCTATCTCCCTGTAACTTTGACCCTGCAGCTCAAACAGAACAAATCCAATGTCTCTTCTGCAGGGTCTTTAAAGAATTTGAAGAGATCCATCACGTCCCTCCTAAGCTCATTCTCCTCTCTTAGGCTCAACATTGCCAGTATTTTGAACTTTCTTTCATGCGATGTGGCTTTgggctccctctccttctgcttttTCTCATCGTAACTCATTTGAGAAAGCAACCCTTTATATTCTTTCTAATATGCGACaatctgaaatgaaaacaatatgctAGCAACCGTGGGACCATCACCTTGTTAAAGACTCTATTCAAATGTCATCACCTCTTCCAGGAGCCTTGCCTAACTACACCATCTAAAATTGTCTCTCACGCTCATTGTGCTTCATTCCCTTATCCTGCTTTGTCATGGCACTTAGCACATTATATAGTATCTGTGTGATTGTTTGCGTGTTGATGGTCTGTCTACC
This DNA window, taken from Panthera tigris isolate Pti1 chromosome A2, P.tigris_Pti1_mat1.1, whole genome shotgun sequence, encodes the following:
- the TSGA13 gene encoding testis-specific gene 13 protein isoform X1, with the protein product MGQKRQTKFQDAVSRTPGTSSVKLEKGIGVDNDEIFDAVGPSKFVLKNLQEYTVHPNMAQYYEPLKPTALQKFLARNGKIRSFTLKVTEYDQDKTLLIMTNNPLPCPFDQQGKNIAPKYFPEELLLKEGYQHNPPENFCLPLMSQKKKLRSELKPTFPVTLLADPTSKQEQWFRFSTSNDFKSDGQYMKVCALQKQKKMYPQLNFASVCERDMKKAAVAKSGSDMPTSKMIWEPLTLSSLPEEKPTTTVPGENAFRNGRAQQWIIKNATVIK
- the TSGA13 gene encoding testis-specific gene 13 protein isoform X2 — its product is MGQKRQTKFQDAVSRTPGTSSVKLEKGIGVDNDEIFDAVGPSKFVLKNLQEYTVHPNMAQYYEPLKPTALQKFLARNGKIRSFTLKVTEYDQDKTLLIMTNNPLPCPFDQQGKNIAPKYFPEELLLKEGYQHNPPENFCLPLMSQKKKLRSELKPTFPVTLLADPTSKQEQWFRFSTSNDFKSDGQYMKVCALQKQKKMYPQLNFASVCERDMKKAVAKSGSDMPTSKMIWEPLTLSSLPEEKPTTTVPGENAFRNGRAQQWIIKNATVIK